A part of Arachis hypogaea cultivar Tifrunner chromosome 12, arahy.Tifrunner.gnm2.J5K5, whole genome shotgun sequence genomic DNA contains:
- the LOC112728852 gene encoding zinc finger A20 and AN1 domain-containing stress-associated protein 4 produces the protein MAEEHPCQAPEGHRLCVNNCGFFGSSATMNLCSKCFREQESAKSTIENALSTATATATSSVAAFPSPSPSTSSSPAPTPAAVEFFVPQPVELEASSSVTVSVTTSSNPGAPIQPNRCATCRKRVGLTGFKCRCGVTFCGAHRYPEKHACAFDFKTVGREEIARANPVIKAEKLDRI, from the coding sequence ATGGCGGAAGAACATCCATGCCAAGCTCCTGAAGGTCACAGGCTCTGTGTCAACAACTGCGGGTTTTTCGGTAGCTCAGCCACCATGAATCTCTGCTCCAAATGCTTCAGAGAACAAGAATCCGCAAAATCTACGATCGAGAACGCTCTCTCCACCGCCACAGCCACCGCAACCTCCTCCGTCGCCGCCTTTCCATCTCCGTCACCGTCCACGTCGTCTTCTCCGGCGCCAACGCCAGCCGCCGTCGAATTCTTTGTCCCTCAACCGGTTGAGCTAGAAGCTTCGAGCTCCGTAACGGTTTCTGTAACGACCAGCTCGAATCCCGGAGCTCCGATTCAGCCGAACCGTTGCGCTACATGCCGTAAACGAGTCGGGTTGACCGGGTTCAAGTGCAGGTGCGGTGTCACGTTCTGCGGGGCCCACAGGTACCCGGAAAAACACGCGTGCGCTTTCGATTTTAAGACGGTGGGAAGGGAGGAGATAGCACGTGCCAACCCCGTGATCAAGGCGGAGAAACTCGATAGGATCTGA